A genome region from Glutamicibacter arilaitensis Re117 includes the following:
- a CDS encoding aldo/keto reductase — MEFRQLGRSGLSVSVVGLGCNNLGRAGTATESQEGTDAVIHAALDAGITLFDVADMYGKEPGLSEIRLGKALGRAREDIVLATKFGMDMRGVNGPDFNARGSRRYIVKAVEASLERLGTDYIDLYQFHTPDANTPIEETLRALDELVASGKVRYIGHSNRSGWQIAQAEYVARELGTERFISAQNHYNLLDRRAELEVLPAAREFSLGVLPYFPLANGLLTGKYSKGYAPEGSRLTHARQHLVQSSDFGQLDQFADFAAQRDLTPIQLAFSWLAEQSPVSSVIAGATRPEQIRDNATAVRWVPTAQELTQLDEIFPAPDKVALF, encoded by the coding sequence ATGGAATTTCGCCAGTTAGGCCGCAGTGGCTTGAGTGTTTCCGTCGTGGGGCTGGGCTGCAACAATCTTGGCCGTGCCGGTACAGCCACCGAATCCCAGGAGGGGACCGATGCGGTAATCCACGCGGCACTTGACGCAGGTATTACGCTCTTCGATGTTGCAGATATGTATGGCAAGGAGCCAGGGCTCTCTGAAATCCGTCTGGGCAAGGCGCTGGGACGTGCTCGTGAGGACATCGTCTTGGCCACTAAGTTCGGGATGGACATGCGCGGCGTTAATGGGCCGGATTTCAATGCACGAGGATCACGCCGCTATATCGTCAAAGCCGTTGAGGCGTCGCTGGAGCGCTTAGGAACTGACTACATCGACCTCTACCAGTTCCATACCCCGGATGCGAACACTCCCATCGAAGAAACCTTGCGGGCCTTGGACGAGCTGGTGGCCAGTGGCAAGGTCCGCTACATCGGGCATTCGAACCGTTCCGGCTGGCAGATTGCGCAGGCCGAGTATGTTGCGCGGGAGCTGGGCACCGAGCGCTTCATCTCTGCACAGAATCACTACAACCTGCTCGATCGACGTGCTGAACTCGAAGTCCTCCCCGCGGCTCGGGAATTTTCGCTGGGCGTGCTCCCTTACTTCCCGTTGGCCAACGGACTGCTCACCGGAAAATACTCCAAGGGGTACGCGCCTGAAGGAAGCCGGCTGACTCATGCACGCCAGCATCTGGTGCAGAGCAGCGATTTCGGGCAATTGGATCAATTCGCCGATTTCGCTGCCCAGCGAGACCTGACGCCGATCCAATTGGCATTCTCATGGCTGGCCGAGCAGTCGCCAGTGAGCTCCGTGATCGCCGGTGCAACTCGTCCTGAGCAGATCCGCGACAACGCTACCGCCGTGCGCTGGGTGCCAACTGCCCAGGAGCTAACGCAGCTTGATGAGATCTTCCCGGCCCCGGACAAGGTTGCCTTGTTCTAG
- the argG gene encoding argininosuccinate synthase yields MSKVLTNLPVGERVGIAFSGGLDTSVAVAWMRDKGAIPYTYTGDLGQYDEPDIDAVPGRALEYGAENSRLVDCKPALVEEGFAALACGAFHIRTGGKTYFNTTPLGRAVTGTLLVRAMREDGVDVWGDGSTYKGNDIERFYRYGLMANPKLRIYKPWLDPNFVAELGGRQEMSEWLQEHGFPYRDSAEKAYSTDANIWGATHEAKTLELLNSSIESVEPIMGVKYWDENVEIKTEDVSVSFVAGRPVAINGKEFTDSVALVNEANIIGGRHGLGMSDQIENRIIEAKSRGIYEAPAMALLYIAYERLVNAIHNEDTVASYHNEGRRLGRLMYEGRWLDPQALMLRESLQRWVGSAITGTVTIRLRRGDDYTILNTEGENLSYHPDKLSMERVGDAAFGPVDRIGQLTMRNLDIADSRGRLEQYATMGLVGGTTAELVGSLEAGGADDIVNATQVDVDDLATDRAIESAAFDAGTD; encoded by the coding sequence ATGTCTAAAGTTCTTACCAATCTCCCTGTAGGCGAGCGCGTAGGTATCGCGTTCTCCGGTGGCCTCGACACCTCGGTGGCAGTAGCCTGGATGCGCGACAAGGGCGCCATCCCTTACACCTACACTGGCGACCTCGGCCAGTACGATGAGCCAGATATCGACGCAGTACCTGGCCGTGCATTGGAGTACGGCGCAGAGAACTCCCGTCTGGTTGACTGCAAGCCTGCTCTGGTTGAAGAAGGCTTCGCAGCACTTGCTTGCGGCGCTTTCCACATCCGCACCGGCGGCAAGACCTACTTCAACACCACCCCACTGGGCCGCGCCGTAACCGGCACCCTGCTGGTACGCGCCATGCGCGAAGATGGTGTGGATGTCTGGGGCGATGGTTCGACCTACAAGGGCAACGACATCGAGCGCTTCTACCGCTACGGCCTGATGGCCAACCCGAAGCTGCGCATCTACAAGCCTTGGCTTGACCCCAACTTCGTCGCCGAGCTCGGTGGCCGCCAGGAAATGTCAGAGTGGCTGCAGGAGCACGGTTTCCCTTACCGTGATTCGGCTGAGAAGGCATACTCCACCGACGCCAACATCTGGGGCGCAACCCACGAGGCGAAGACCCTGGAACTGCTCAACAGCTCCATCGAGTCCGTTGAGCCGATCATGGGCGTGAAGTACTGGGACGAGAACGTCGAGATCAAGACCGAAGATGTTTCGGTCTCCTTCGTGGCCGGCCGTCCGGTTGCCATCAACGGCAAGGAGTTCACCGATTCGGTGGCTCTGGTCAACGAAGCGAACATCATCGGTGGACGACACGGCCTGGGCATGAGCGACCAGATCGAGAACCGCATCATCGAAGCCAAGTCCCGCGGCATCTACGAAGCACCAGCAATGGCGCTGCTGTACATCGCCTACGAGCGCCTGGTCAACGCGATCCACAACGAGGACACCGTAGCCAGCTACCACAACGAAGGCCGCCGTCTGGGCCGCCTGATGTACGAAGGCCGCTGGTTGGATCCACAGGCCCTGATGCTGCGCGAATCGCTGCAGCGCTGGGTCGGCTCGGCCATCACGGGTACCGTTACCATCCGCCTGCGCCGTGGCGATGACTACACGATCCTCAACACCGAGGGCGAGAACCTGAGCTACCACCCGGACAAGCTGTCCATGGAGCGCGTTGGCGATGCAGCCTTCGGCCCAGTGGATCGCATCGGCCAGCTGACCATGCGCAACCTGGACATCGCGGATTCCCGCGGCCGTCTGGAACAGTACGCCACCATGGGTCTGGTTGGCGGCACCACCGCTGAACTCGTTGGTTCGCTGGAAGCCGGTGGCGCTGATGACATCGTGAACGCAACCCAGGTTGATGTCGATGATCTGGCTACCGACCGCGCTATCGAGTCCGCTGCATTCGATGCAGGCACCGACTAA
- a CDS encoding GNAT family N-acetyltransferase — MQAADHPAIRRLSESLGRQAEPGNWSAGECQVVVKNPAGELLGWARAHWWEPADPLAPAGYYLAGIEVACGYRQRGVARSLTEARLSWIAQRASTAWCVVNAQNTASLALHRALGFEELARAPRFGTVVFNGGSGLLLSKEVVSSRGPAKAQV; from the coding sequence ATGCAGGCAGCGGACCACCCGGCCATCCGTCGGCTGTCGGAGAGTTTGGGGCGTCAGGCTGAACCTGGAAATTGGAGCGCTGGTGAATGCCAGGTAGTCGTCAAGAACCCGGCCGGAGAGCTGCTTGGCTGGGCTCGAGCCCATTGGTGGGAGCCTGCTGATCCGTTGGCGCCAGCTGGCTATTACCTTGCCGGGATCGAGGTTGCCTGCGGATACCGGCAACGGGGCGTGGCACGAAGCCTAACCGAGGCCAGGCTGTCATGGATTGCGCAGCGCGCTTCGACCGCATGGTGCGTGGTCAACGCGCAGAATACTGCGTCTTTGGCGCTTCATCGTGCCCTGGGATTCGAAGAACTAGCCCGGGCTCCACGGTTCGGTACTGTGGTTTTTAACGGCGGCAGTGGCCTGCTGTTGTCCAAGGAAGTGGTGTCTTCGCGCGGCCCCGCGAAAGCACAGGTTTAA
- a CDS encoding DUF402 domain-containing protein, producing MSLPSGCPVDLPRSPETIAEGSLVVARAWKYDSSPHWVVPGFYLGQDKYGHWLHQPAGALVARPGTAHLAASNALCLIPHSGQWIATLYADALEDFDVYIDLSSNIGWRRMKRGAWEVNSIDMDLDVIRSRSQGVFLDDEDEFAEHEIGMNYPASLVRSIGREAGLLLGTVINNDAPFNAEHRATWQSKAERLAAQLAEASKNLDN from the coding sequence GTGAGCCTACCGTCCGGCTGCCCGGTAGACCTGCCCCGTAGCCCAGAAACTATCGCCGAGGGTTCCTTGGTGGTAGCGCGCGCCTGGAAGTATGATTCCAGCCCGCACTGGGTGGTGCCCGGATTTTATCTCGGACAGGACAAATACGGACATTGGCTTCACCAGCCGGCCGGCGCACTGGTAGCCCGTCCGGGCACCGCACACTTGGCAGCGAGTAATGCGCTCTGCCTGATTCCACACTCGGGCCAGTGGATTGCCACCCTCTATGCGGATGCACTGGAAGATTTTGATGTCTACATCGACCTGTCCAGCAACATCGGATGGCGACGGATGAAGCGTGGCGCTTGGGAAGTCAACTCCATTGACATGGATTTGGACGTGATTCGTTCACGTAGCCAAGGCGTGTTCCTTGATGATGAAGATGAATTCGCCGAACATGAAATAGGCATGAACTATCCAGCTTCCCTAGTTCGTAGTATTGGAAGAGAAGCTGGACTGTTGCTCGGCACCGTGATCAACAACGATGCACCGTTCAATGCCGAACACCGCGCCACCTGGCAATCCAAGGCTGAGCGCCTAGCCGCACAGCTTGCCGAAGCCTCCAAAAATTTAGATAACTAA